The following coding sequences lie in one Halomonas sp. 'Soap Lake #6' genomic window:
- a CDS encoding FAD-dependent oxidoreductase, with translation MPHLLLIGAGHAHAFVLEAFAQRPDPNIAITVVSDNALAAYSGSIPAWLSGECSLRETQINVAALCQRAGATLVQSPAVALDTQARRVTLANGDIVSFNVASLNVGSTLTAPENSGKNLPYLLTMRPLSSLHYRWQSLLNEIERLPHGSHQRVVSVGGGAAGCETLMSVLAQLRHQRPDITWLGVLVNASNTLLPSAGRLPRWLTGRAMRRAGITVHNGIRGVALANGGVHTCEGELIGADIVLWATGAVGHPWLSKTALPLDEQRFIHVDKTLAVAGTTTLFAAGDCARFHPPLPKAGVYAVRQGPLLAENLRTACHGEPLTTWQPPKHVLALIGTGDGHAIASKGAIGFSGRWVWQWKKRIDARFITRFNPPF, from the coding sequence ATGCCGCATCTCTTACTCATCGGCGCCGGTCACGCCCACGCCTTTGTGCTGGAAGCATTCGCTCAGCGCCCTGACCCCAACATCGCCATCACCGTAGTGAGCGACAATGCACTGGCTGCGTACTCGGGTAGCATACCTGCATGGCTATCAGGGGAGTGCAGCTTACGTGAGACACAAATCAACGTGGCAGCGCTATGCCAACGGGCAGGCGCAACCTTAGTGCAATCGCCTGCGGTCGCCTTGGATACTCAGGCTCGCCGGGTTACGTTGGCTAATGGGGATATCGTGAGCTTCAACGTTGCTTCGCTTAACGTGGGGTCTACCCTGACGGCGCCTGAAAATAGTGGCAAAAACCTCCCCTACCTGCTGACAATGCGCCCGCTAAGCTCACTCCATTACCGCTGGCAGTCGCTCCTCAATGAGATCGAGCGGCTTCCCCATGGCTCTCACCAGCGCGTGGTTAGCGTTGGCGGCGGTGCTGCAGGCTGTGAAACCTTGATGAGCGTGTTGGCACAGCTACGCCACCAGCGCCCAGATATTACTTGGCTGGGCGTGCTGGTAAATGCCTCTAATACGCTACTACCAAGCGCAGGTCGGCTTCCTCGCTGGCTCACAGGGCGGGCGATGCGCCGAGCGGGCATTACGGTACATAACGGCATTCGTGGGGTAGCGCTGGCTAATGGTGGAGTACACACCTGTGAAGGTGAACTCATTGGTGCGGATATTGTGCTATGGGCAACGGGCGCGGTGGGGCATCCGTGGTTATCAAAAACCGCACTGCCGCTCGACGAACAGCGCTTTATTCATGTCGATAAAACATTGGCCGTAGCTGGCACCACGACGCTGTTTGCCGCTGGAGATTGCGCACGGTTTCATCCGCCGCTCCCTAAGGCCGGGGTATATGCCGTGCGCCAGGGGCCACTGCTTGCCGAGAATTTACGCACTGCCTGCCACGGTGAACCATTGACCACGTGGCAGCCACCTAAGCACGTCCTCGCGCTCATTGGCACTGGCGACGGACATGCCATCGCCAGCAAGGGTGCCATCGGCTTCTCTGGGCGCTGGGTATGGCAATGGAAAAAGCGGATTGATGCGCGCTTTATCACCCGCTTCAATCCGCCTTTTTAA
- a CDS encoding META domain-containing protein, protein MTINVRAALVGITAALLISACSSAPEKESTGKTESTTLSGPLVEQRWNLLLVGTDERVSLPDTPFFQIGRDGKVSGSDGCNRFTGSVKLGESQRIEFSQLASTRMACPNMEDAKRVTDMLDTAYRYLIDHDRLVFFGPDSRVLGGWREAN, encoded by the coding sequence GTGACGATCAATGTTAGAGCCGCGCTAGTAGGCATTACTGCCGCACTACTAATCAGTGCGTGTAGCAGCGCGCCGGAGAAAGAGAGTACAGGAAAAACGGAAAGCACCACGCTGTCAGGACCCTTGGTTGAACAGCGCTGGAATTTATTACTGGTAGGCACCGATGAGCGGGTATCACTACCCGATACGCCATTTTTTCAGATTGGACGTGACGGGAAGGTAAGCGGTTCGGATGGTTGTAACCGCTTTACTGGCAGCGTCAAACTGGGGGAAAGCCAACGTATCGAATTTAGTCAGCTAGCCTCGACACGCATGGCTTGCCCAAATATGGAAGACGCCAAGCGGGTAACAGATATGCTCGACACAGCTTACCGCTACCTGATTGACCACGACCGATTGGTGTTCTTTGGCCCGGATAGCCGGGTGTTGGGCGGCTGGCGCGAAGCTAACTAG
- the gloA gene encoding lactoylglutathione lyase, with protein sequence MQFLHTMVRVSDLDASLRFYCDLLGLKEVRRKENEKGRFTLVFLAAPADEARSERLTAPELELTYNWDPEEYTGGRNFGHLAYRVDDIYALCKKLQDNGVTINRPPRDGHMAFVKSPDGISVELLQKGDAQPPQEPWASMENSGSW encoded by the coding sequence ATGCAGTTTTTGCACACCATGGTACGGGTAAGCGACCTGGATGCGTCGCTGCGTTTTTATTGTGATCTGTTAGGCCTGAAAGAAGTACGCCGCAAAGAGAATGAGAAAGGGCGTTTCACGCTCGTATTTCTCGCTGCACCTGCTGATGAAGCGCGTTCGGAGCGGCTAACGGCACCAGAGCTTGAGTTGACCTATAACTGGGACCCGGAAGAGTACACGGGAGGGCGTAATTTCGGTCATTTAGCTTACCGTGTGGACGATATTTACGCGCTCTGCAAAAAACTCCAAGACAATGGTGTCACCATTAACCGCCCACCACGGGATGGCCATATGGCGTTCGTAAAGTCGCCCGACGGGATTTCTGTAGAGCTACTGCAAAAAGGCGATGCACAGCCTCCCCAGGAGCCATGGGCTTCAATGGAAAACAGTGGAAGCTGGTAA
- a CDS encoding DUF411 domain-containing protein: MLRSRLIKSVTGNLLAICSLSAFSLSALSFSALAAPTVDVYSDPNCGCCGAWVSHLEDAGFDVNHHRDGDLRAIKIANGVPPELASCHTAIVDGYVIEGHVPAADIKRLLEEQPDAVGLAVPGMPHGSPGMETGRVDDYAVLSWSLSERTPAIFSEYTQ, from the coding sequence ATGTTAAGAAGTCGTCTAATTAAAAGTGTGACGGGTAACCTTCTTGCTATCTGCTCGCTAAGCGCCTTTTCGTTAAGTGCCTTGTCGTTCAGTGCGTTAGCAGCGCCCACTGTTGATGTGTATAGCGACCCTAATTGTGGCTGCTGTGGCGCATGGGTTAGCCATCTGGAAGACGCGGGGTTTGACGTCAATCATCATCGTGACGGTGATCTTCGCGCCATTAAAATAGCCAATGGCGTTCCCCCCGAGCTAGCGTCTTGTCACACGGCCATCGTGGATGGCTATGTGATCGAAGGCCATGTGCCCGCAGCTGATATCAAACGCTTGCTGGAAGAGCAGCCGGACGCTGTCGGTTTAGCGGTACCGGGCATGCCCCATGGCTCACCGGGCATGGAAACAGGCCGTGTTGATGACTATGCCGTTCTCAGTTGGAGCCTCAGCGAAAGAACGCCAGCTATCTTTAGCGAATATACCCAGTAA